From a single Verrucomicrobiota bacterium JB022 genomic region:
- the gltB gene encoding glutamate synthase large subunit, with the protein MSAPNHCTTVNHRALRPAAQGLYDPAQEHDACGVGFIANLHGKASYEIIDGAITGLCNLAHRGAIDADAVTGDGAGILTQLPYEIFFDHLAEQGIKAPKKEDLGAGMFFLPRGSKKVINRCKEIIEAAINREGIKFLCWREVPIDNSSLGRKAETTRPEILQVLVERAKGQKADEFERSLLLAQKYCTRLAGEEKITDFYVVSFSHLSITYKGLFNAPQVRKFFLDLKSPKFVSTFAIFHQRFATNTFPDWAKAQPFRMLAHNGEINTIRGNRNNMRAREYSNARGVWGDRFPDLVPMVQEDMSDSASFDNCLQLMTVGGRPAIESAAIMMPCAWEENPELPKKVRNFYKYHAVMMEPWDGPAAIVFSDGRYVGATLDRNGLRPARYKVFEDGTVILASEVGLIPKWDTPVVQSGRLGPGRMIALDLQEHVILEDDEIKARLGDSFDYTSWCENNVRNLHEVAEKTADYETSSVDDEAITALRVAHGYDLDEENILIKPIMEHGKEPIGAMGEDSPLAVMSRRPKLVYQYFKQLFAQVTNPAIDSLRERTVMSLKMHLGGRMGLFETRVKDHHFLALESPVLLDHEFREIGKTDFLKGKVLTVDATFPVTEGPQGLEPALEKLRAEVRQALEKKPYRIIVISDRKVSKDVAGIPMLLAVGAVHSELVQMGRRIDCDIVAETGDVRDVHQVATVLGYGANAVYPYLVYDIIRKLLREAKEDEGISKVNAEKALHNYRHAIDAGLLKIMSKMGISTLFSYQGAKIFEAIGLSSEVIDANFTGTPSPIEGIGYEQLALEVLRRHQNAFPMDRPAELWNEGWLWPVKKGPGEYHAWSSKVISGMNNMIRKNGEYASYLTWQEASDNHPPVTIKDLLRFKYPAAKAKKSVPLDEVESVEDIRRRFTTAAMSLGALSPEMHETLAIAMNRIGGKSNSGEGGEDPVRFHPYENGDSANSAIKQVASGRFGVSAEYLANAKEIEIKVAQGAKPGEGGQLMGWKVSPLIARLRFSVPGVTLISPPPHHDIYSIEDLAQLIFDLKEVNPRAKVCVKLVASSGVGTIAAGVAKAYADVILISGHDGGTGASPISSIKHAGSAWEIGLAEAHQVLMLNDLRSRVTLRTDGGMKTGRDIVTAALLGAEEYNFGTAALIAGGCAMFRVCHLNTCPVGVATQRDDLRAKFRGKPEYIVNYFNAVSQDVRMIMSKLGFRTMDEMIGRTDMLEQINDPRNPKSDFLDFSRLLYAVDPTWEQPRIHTRARNERIGNQGTLDDSILQDAKETVTHRKPSFSQKYKVVNVDRNVGTKISGEVAYLHGNHGLEPGTINLELRGSAGQSLGCFLVQGIRIKLIGDTNDYVGKGMNGGEIILRPKDDVKYAWHENTIAGNTCLYGATGGYLFAAGQVGMRFAVRNSGATAVVEGVGDHACEYMTRGTIVVLGETGRNFGAGMSGGVAFVYDPDNKLQPNLNPDMVSLERLDDNTEIVALRKLIELHRKLTGSPRAAEILANWEKSLGYFQRVTPQTAPDVARAVFAFDSQLQSIQV; encoded by the coding sequence ATGTCCGCGCCTAATCACTGCACGACCGTTAACCACCGCGCGCTGCGGCCCGCAGCGCAGGGGCTCTACGATCCCGCGCAGGAACACGATGCCTGCGGGGTGGGCTTTATCGCAAATCTTCATGGCAAAGCCAGCTATGAGATCATCGACGGGGCCATCACCGGTCTGTGCAACCTCGCCCACCGTGGGGCCATCGACGCCGACGCCGTAACGGGCGACGGAGCCGGTATCCTCACCCAGCTTCCATACGAGATCTTCTTTGATCATCTCGCCGAACAAGGCATCAAGGCGCCGAAGAAAGAAGATCTGGGTGCCGGCATGTTCTTCCTGCCCCGCGGCAGCAAGAAGGTGATCAACCGTTGCAAGGAGATCATCGAGGCGGCGATCAACCGGGAAGGGATCAAGTTCCTTTGCTGGCGGGAAGTGCCCATCGACAACAGCTCCCTCGGACGCAAGGCCGAGACGACCCGCCCGGAGATTCTCCAGGTGCTCGTCGAACGCGCCAAAGGCCAAAAGGCCGACGAGTTCGAGCGCAGCCTCCTGCTCGCGCAGAAGTATTGCACCCGCCTGGCCGGTGAAGAGAAGATTACCGACTTTTACGTCGTCAGCTTCTCGCACCTCAGCATCACCTACAAGGGCCTCTTCAACGCCCCGCAGGTCCGCAAGTTCTTCCTCGACCTGAAGAGCCCGAAGTTTGTTTCGACCTTCGCCATCTTCCACCAGCGCTTTGCCACCAATACCTTCCCCGACTGGGCGAAGGCGCAGCCCTTCCGCATGCTCGCGCACAATGGTGAAATCAACACCATCCGCGGCAATCGGAACAACATGCGCGCCCGCGAGTACTCCAACGCCCGCGGCGTATGGGGTGATCGCTTCCCCGACCTCGTCCCGATGGTCCAGGAAGACATGTCGGACAGCGCCAGCTTCGACAACTGCCTCCAGTTGATGACGGTAGGTGGCCGCCCGGCCATCGAAAGCGCCGCTATCATGATGCCCTGCGCCTGGGAGGAAAATCCCGAGCTGCCCAAGAAGGTCCGCAACTTTTACAAGTACCACGCCGTCATGATGGAGCCGTGGGACGGCCCCGCCGCGATCGTCTTCTCCGACGGCCGCTACGTGGGCGCCACCCTCGACCGCAACGGCCTGCGCCCCGCGCGCTACAAGGTCTTTGAAGACGGCACCGTCATTCTCGCCTCCGAAGTCGGCCTCATCCCCAAGTGGGACACCCCCGTGGTGCAATCCGGCCGCCTTGGGCCGGGCCGCATGATCGCGCTCGACCTGCAGGAACACGTCATCCTCGAAGACGACGAGATCAAGGCACGCCTCGGCGACAGCTTCGATTACACCAGCTGGTGCGAGAACAACGTGCGCAACCTGCACGAAGTCGCCGAAAAAACGGCCGACTACGAGACCAGCAGCGTCGACGATGAGGCCATTACCGCCCTGCGCGTCGCCCACGGCTACGACCTCGATGAGGAAAACATCCTCATCAAGCCCATCATGGAGCACGGCAAGGAGCCCATCGGCGCGATGGGCGAAGACTCGCCGCTCGCCGTGATGAGCCGCCGCCCGAAGCTGGTCTACCAATACTTCAAGCAGCTCTTCGCCCAGGTGACGAACCCCGCGATCGACTCGCTGCGGGAACGCACCGTCATGTCGCTGAAGATGCACCTCGGCGGTCGCATGGGCCTCTTCGAGACCCGCGTCAAGGATCACCACTTCCTCGCGCTCGAATCCCCCGTCTTGCTCGACCACGAGTTCCGCGAAATCGGGAAGACCGACTTCCTCAAGGGCAAGGTGCTGACGGTCGACGCCACTTTCCCCGTCACCGAAGGCCCGCAAGGCCTCGAGCCGGCGCTGGAAAAGCTGCGGGCCGAAGTGCGCCAGGCGCTCGAAAAGAAGCCTTACCGCATCATCGTCATTTCTGACCGCAAGGTCAGCAAGGACGTGGCCGGTATCCCCATGCTGCTCGCCGTCGGCGCCGTCCATAGCGAGCTCGTGCAAATGGGCCGCCGGATCGATTGCGACATCGTGGCCGAAACGGGCGACGTGCGCGACGTCCACCAAGTCGCCACCGTGCTCGGTTACGGCGCCAATGCCGTCTACCCCTACCTCGTCTACGACATCATCCGCAAGCTCCTGCGCGAGGCGAAGGAAGACGAAGGCATCTCCAAGGTCAACGCGGAGAAGGCCCTGCACAACTACCGCCACGCCATCGACGCCGGCCTGCTCAAGATCATGTCCAAGATGGGCATCAGCACCCTGTTCAGCTACCAGGGGGCCAAGATCTTCGAGGCGATCGGCCTCAGCTCGGAGGTAATCGACGCCAACTTCACAGGCACGCCCAGCCCCATCGAAGGCATTGGCTACGAGCAACTCGCCCTCGAAGTGCTGCGCCGCCACCAGAATGCGTTCCCGATGGACCGCCCGGCGGAGCTTTGGAACGAAGGCTGGCTCTGGCCCGTCAAGAAGGGCCCCGGCGAATACCACGCCTGGAGCAGCAAGGTCATCTCCGGCATGAACAACATGATCCGGAAGAACGGGGAATACGCGAGCTACCTCACTTGGCAGGAAGCTTCCGACAACCACCCCCCGGTCACGATCAAGGACCTCCTGCGCTTCAAGTATCCCGCTGCCAAGGCCAAGAAGTCCGTGCCGCTCGACGAAGTCGAATCCGTTGAAGACATCCGCCGCCGCTTTACCACGGCCGCCATGTCGCTCGGTGCGCTTTCGCCCGAAATGCACGAGACGCTCGCCATTGCCATGAACCGGATCGGCGGCAAGTCGAACTCCGGCGAAGGCGGTGAAGACCCCGTGCGCTTCCACCCCTACGAAAACGGCGACAGCGCCAACAGCGCGATCAAGCAGGTCGCCTCCGGCCGCTTCGGCGTCTCGGCGGAATACCTCGCCAACGCGAAGGAAATCGAGATCAAGGTCGCTCAAGGCGCGAAGCCGGGCGAAGGTGGCCAGCTCATGGGCTGGAAGGTCAGCCCGCTGATCGCCCGCCTCCGCTTCTCCGTGCCCGGCGTGACGCTGATCTCGCCCCCGCCGCACCACGACATTTACTCGATCGAAGACCTCGCGCAGCTGATCTTCGACCTCAAGGAGGTCAACCCGCGTGCCAAGGTCTGCGTCAAGCTCGTCGCCAGCTCCGGCGTCGGCACGATCGCTGCCGGGGTGGCCAAGGCCTATGCCGACGTCATCCTCATCTCCGGCCACGACGGCGGCACCGGCGCTTCGCCGATCTCGTCGATCAAGCACGCCGGTTCGGCCTGGGAAATCGGCCTCGCCGAAGCCCACCAGGTCCTCATGCTCAACGACCTGCGGAGCCGCGTGACCCTGCGGACCGACGGCGGCATGAAGACCGGCCGCGACATCGTGACGGCAGCCCTCCTCGGCGCGGAAGAATACAACTTCGGCACTGCGGCGCTCATCGCCGGTGGTTGCGCCATGTTCCGTGTTTGCCACCTGAACACCTGCCCGGTCGGCGTCGCCACCCAACGCGACGACCTCCGCGCCAAGTTCCGCGGCAAGCCCGAATACATCGTCAACTACTTCAACGCGGTCTCGCAAGACGTGCGCATGATCATGAGCAAGCTCGGCTTCCGCACGATGGACGAGATGATCGGCCGCACCGACATGCTCGAGCAGATCAATGACCCGCGCAACCCGAAGTCCGACTTCCTCGACTTCTCGCGCCTGCTCTACGCCGTCGACCCGACCTGGGAACAACCGCGCATCCACACCCGCGCCCGCAACGAACGCATCGGCAATCAGGGCACCCTGGACGATTCGATCCTGCAAGACGCGAAGGAAACGGTGACGCATCGCAAGCCCAGCTTCTCGCAGAAGTACAAGGTCGTGAACGTCGACCGCAACGTCGGCACCAAGATCTCCGGCGAAGTGGCCTACCTGCACGGCAACCACGGTCTCGAGCCCGGCACGATCAACCTCGAACTGCGCGGCAGCGCCGGTCAAAGCCTCGGCTGCTTCCTCGTCCAAGGTATCCGCATCAAGCTCATTGGCGACACCAACGACTATGTCGGCAAGGGCATGAACGGCGGCGAGATTATCCTCCGCCCGAAGGACGACGTAAAGTATGCTTGGCACGAAAACACCATCGCGGGCAACACCTGCCTCTATGGTGCCACCGGCGGCTACCTCTTCGCAGCCGGCCAGGTCGGTATGCGCTTCGCGGTCCGTAACTCCGGTGCCACTGCGGTGGTCGAAGGGGTGGGGGACCACGCCTGCGAATACATGACCCGCGGCACGATCGTCGTCCTTGGCGAGACGGGCCGTAACTTCGGCGCCGGTATGAGCGGTGGCGTGGCTTTTGTCTACGATCCCGACAACAAGCTGCAGCCCAACCTCAACCCGGACATGGTTTCCCTCGAGCGCCTCGACGACAACACCGAGATCGTCGCCCTGCGCAAGCTCATCGAACTGCACCGCAAGCTTACCGGCAGCCCCCGTGCCGCCGAGATCCTGGCCAACTGGGAGAAGTCGCTCGGCTACTTCCAGCGCGTCACCCCGCAAACCGCGCCCGACGTGGCCCGCGCCGTGTTCGCGTTCGACAGCCAGCTGCAGTCCATCCAGGTCTGA
- a CDS encoding glutaredoxin: MEIVAYLKPTCGWSNGVRAIFRKYQLEYTDKDIINDPRNYEEMVRLSGQPLSPCVVIDGVMLADISGEEVEQYMLANELVKQNDVQPDVPTNAACSDEEHARQRSQAIRFF, translated from the coding sequence ATGGAAATCGTCGCATACTTGAAACCTACCTGCGGGTGGAGCAACGGCGTCCGCGCTATTTTTCGCAAGTACCAACTGGAGTACACGGATAAAGACATCATCAACGATCCGCGCAACTACGAGGAAATGGTCCGCCTCTCCGGCCAGCCCCTTTCTCCCTGCGTGGTGATCGACGGCGTGATGCTGGCCGACATCTCGGGCGAAGAAGTTGAGCAATACATGCTCGCCAACGAGCTGGTGAAGCAGAACGACGTGCAGCCGGACGTGCCGACCAACGCGGCCTGCTCCGACGAAGAGCACGCTCGCCAGCGTTCGCAGGCGATCCGCTTCTTCTAG
- a CDS encoding glutamate--tRNA ligase family protein — MNLPAIKAQTGLSGKSSAAGYRGRIAPTPTGFLHLGHARTFGTAWQRAQAAGGTLLYRLEDLDQARCRPEFAAAAVEDLRWYGLDWQEGPDMGGPHASYIQSERGDWHREIWRRLKDGGHIYPSPHSRREVQAAQQAASAPNEGDAPEPIFPPSLRPPPGTGQNRTHPGEENWRFRVPDGEGVGFEDGRLGQSVFTAGVDFGDFIVWRRDGFAAYDLAVVADDHAMEITEVVRGEDLLLATAKQLLLYRALGWEAPAWFHTPLVRDAEGVRLAKRHASLSIRALAEAGWRAERLWRELPPGFFVS, encoded by the coding sequence GTGAATTTACCCGCAATTAAAGCACAAACCGGCCTTTCTGGCAAATCCTCCGCTGCTGGCTACCGGGGGCGGATCGCCCCTACCCCCACGGGTTTCCTGCATCTGGGGCACGCCCGGACTTTCGGCACTGCCTGGCAGCGGGCGCAGGCGGCGGGGGGCACCCTGCTCTACCGGCTGGAGGATCTCGACCAAGCGCGCTGCCGCCCCGAGTTTGCGGCCGCCGCCGTGGAAGACTTGCGCTGGTATGGGCTGGACTGGCAGGAGGGGCCCGATATGGGCGGGCCGCATGCTTCCTACATCCAGAGCGAGCGGGGTGACTGGCATCGCGAGATCTGGCGGCGTTTGAAGGATGGCGGCCATATCTACCCTTCCCCTCATTCGCGCCGGGAAGTGCAGGCGGCGCAACAGGCCGCGAGCGCCCCCAACGAGGGGGATGCGCCGGAGCCGATTTTCCCGCCCTCGCTGCGTCCTCCCCCTGGAACGGGACAAAACAGGACCCATCCGGGTGAGGAGAATTGGCGCTTTCGAGTGCCAGACGGCGAGGGGGTGGGATTTGAGGATGGGCGCCTGGGGCAAAGTGTTTTTACCGCGGGGGTGGATTTTGGGGATTTCATCGTATGGCGGCGCGATGGCTTTGCCGCCTACGATCTCGCGGTGGTGGCCGACGACCACGCGATGGAGATTACCGAAGTGGTGCGGGGCGAGGATCTGTTACTGGCCACGGCCAAACAGCTGCTGCTCTACCGCGCGCTGGGCTGGGAGGCGCCGGCGTGGTTTCATACTCCACTGGTGCGCGATGCGGAGGGCGTGCGATTGGCCAAACGCCATGCGAGCCTGAGCATCCGCGCTTTGGCGGAGGCGGGCTGGCGCGCAGAACGGCTTTGGCGGGAATTACCGCCCGGCTTTTTCGTCTCTTGA
- a CDS encoding SLC13 family permease — protein MTWEIAFVIFLLLASLGSFIWEKIPTDVTALMVFAVLLLVGQLPFAHALPSVGDLLAVFSNPAPVTIGAMFILSAALEKAGVIDKLAGWTDGMAKLGYRGALVAMILMVATISAFINNTPVVVIFMPVVLGFARKIKTPASKLLIPLSYASIFGGVCTLVGTSTNLLASGVITAAGEEPLGMFELTRIGVPLLVICTTFLVVFGHRLIPHRETLTAMLSEEERKEFLTEAYVRPGSRFIGQTVRESGLIKARQMRVVEIVRNGIAVRGDTKDVPLLAGDRLVIAARPQGVAHATTVEGLNFSEGDEGLETISAHSGAIVEGVIGPRSSLAGHTIREINFRQRFRMVVLALHRRGMNLRDQLETVQLERGDTLLLMGTDQAREALRNSDDLLLLDRPPTHATANQKRNAWIVSLSLFAVIASVTLGLMPIAVASIVAVAVVFLTGCLQPKDGYAAIEWSILALIYGMLGLGAAMESTGASKLLADLMVQVISFGPDPAWQPFIALAVLYFCTSVLTEVLSNNATVVLMAPIALSLAHILGLDPRPFIIAICVGSSASFATPIGYQTNTYVYGVGGYKFADFLKVGLPLNFVYFIASVILIPMLWPFQPR, from the coding sequence ATGACCTGGGAAATCGCTTTCGTCATCTTTCTGCTCCTCGCCTCCCTGGGCAGCTTCATCTGGGAAAAGATACCGACCGACGTCACCGCGCTGATGGTGTTTGCGGTGCTCCTGCTGGTCGGGCAACTGCCCTTCGCCCACGCCCTGCCTTCAGTGGGGGATCTGCTGGCCGTCTTCTCCAACCCGGCGCCAGTCACGATCGGAGCCATGTTTATCTTGAGCGCAGCGCTTGAAAAGGCTGGGGTGATCGACAAGCTGGCGGGCTGGACCGATGGGATGGCGAAGCTGGGCTACCGGGGCGCGCTCGTGGCAATGATCCTGATGGTGGCGACGATTTCGGCGTTCATCAACAACACGCCGGTGGTGGTGATCTTCATGCCCGTGGTGCTGGGCTTTGCGCGCAAGATCAAGACGCCGGCCTCGAAGCTCCTGATCCCGCTTTCCTACGCCTCGATCTTCGGGGGCGTGTGCACGCTGGTGGGTACCAGCACCAACTTGCTGGCCAGCGGCGTGATCACCGCCGCCGGCGAAGAGCCGCTGGGCATGTTTGAGCTGACGCGGATCGGCGTGCCCTTGCTGGTGATCTGTACGACTTTCCTCGTGGTCTTCGGGCACCGGCTGATCCCTCACCGCGAGACGTTGACCGCGATGCTTTCGGAGGAGGAGCGCAAGGAGTTCCTGACCGAGGCTTATGTGCGCCCGGGCTCGCGCTTCATCGGGCAGACGGTGCGCGAGAGCGGCCTGATCAAGGCGCGCCAGATGCGCGTGGTCGAAATCGTGCGCAACGGCATCGCCGTGCGCGGAGACACCAAGGACGTGCCCCTGCTCGCAGGCGACCGTCTGGTGATCGCCGCCCGCCCGCAAGGGGTGGCCCACGCCACTACCGTCGAAGGCTTGAACTTCAGCGAAGGCGATGAGGGTCTGGAGACGATCTCGGCCCACTCGGGTGCGATTGTGGAGGGCGTGATCGGCCCCCGCTCGTCTCTGGCGGGCCATACGATCCGCGAGATCAATTTCCGCCAGCGCTTCCGCATGGTGGTGCTGGCCCTGCACCGCCGGGGCATGAACCTGCGCGACCAGTTGGAAACCGTGCAACTGGAGCGCGGCGACACCCTTTTGCTGATGGGGACCGATCAGGCGCGCGAAGCCTTGCGCAACAGCGACGACCTCCTGTTGCTCGACCGCCCTCCGACCCATGCCACCGCCAACCAGAAGCGCAATGCCTGGATCGTCAGCCTCTCGCTCTTTGCGGTCATCGCGAGCGTCACGCTGGGCTTGATGCCGATTGCGGTGGCCTCGATCGTGGCCGTAGCGGTGGTGTTCCTTACCGGCTGCCTGCAGCCCAAGGATGGGTATGCCGCCATCGAGTGGAGCATCCTGGCGCTGATCTACGGCATGCTGGGCCTGGGGGCCGCGATGGAGAGCACGGGCGCGAGCAAGCTGCTGGCCGACTTGATGGTGCAGGTAATCTCTTTTGGGCCCGACCCGGCGTGGCAGCCTTTCATCGCGCTGGCGGTGCTTTATTTCTGCACCAGCGTGTTGACGGAGGTGCTTTCCAACAACGCAACGGTCGTCTTGATGGCACCCATTGCGTTGAGCCTCGCCCACATTCTGGGGCTCGATCCACGGCCCTTTATCATCGCGATCTGCGTGGGCAGCTCGGCCAGCTTTGCCACCCCCATCGGCTACCAGACGAATACTTACGTCTACGGCGTGGGCGGCTACAAGTTTGCGGACTTCCTGAAGGTGGGCTTGCCGCTCAACTTCGTCTACTTCATCGCCTCCGTCATCCTGATCCCAATGCTGTGGCCGTTCCAGCCGCGCTGA
- a CDS encoding Rrf2 family transcriptional regulator translates to MKLSLKVGYACQVLAQLGQAFGQAELPHIEDLAQAEHIPQNYLVQILNELRNAGLIVSKRGKQGGYALARAPREISLYDIVCAVEGELLGFSTSSEGASAANVHRIWAEVVKELEQQTRAYSVEDMMRSANEEMYYI, encoded by the coding sequence ATGAAACTCTCGCTCAAAGTCGGTTACGCCTGCCAAGTCCTCGCCCAGCTCGGGCAAGCTTTCGGGCAAGCGGAGTTGCCGCACATCGAAGACCTGGCGCAAGCGGAGCACATCCCGCAAAACTACCTCGTCCAGATCCTGAACGAGCTGCGCAACGCCGGCCTGATTGTGAGCAAGCGCGGCAAGCAGGGCGGCTATGCCCTCGCACGCGCGCCTCGCGAAATTTCGCTCTACGACATCGTCTGCGCGGTCGAAGGAGAGTTGCTCGGCTTTTCCACCAGCAGCGAAGGCGCCAGCGCCGCCAATGTCCACCGCATCTGGGCCGAAGTCGTCAAAGAGCTGGAGCAGCAGACGCGGGCCTACTCGGTCGAAGACATGATGCGCTCTGCCAACGAAGAGATGTATTACATCTAG
- a CDS encoding tetratricopeptide repeat protein: MAENLQFEIAFCESVLRQLPQDADIMEMLAGYYTRAGRIDDGLQMDERLVELCPGNATHHYNLACSLALAGRKDAAVERLRVALQKGYSDYEWMLRDEDLQGLKGFPPFINLLAEFEIRR; the protein is encoded by the coding sequence ATGGCGGAGAATCTGCAGTTTGAAATCGCGTTTTGCGAGAGCGTGCTCCGGCAACTGCCGCAGGACGCCGACATTATGGAGATGCTCGCGGGCTATTACACCCGGGCGGGCCGGATCGACGACGGCTTGCAGATGGACGAGCGGCTGGTGGAGCTGTGCCCGGGCAACGCTACCCACCACTACAACCTGGCCTGCAGCCTCGCACTGGCGGGCCGGAAAGACGCCGCCGTGGAGCGGCTGCGCGTAGCCCTGCAAAAGGGCTACAGCGATTACGAATGGATGCTGCGGGATGAGGACTTGCAGGGGTTGAAAGGTTTCCCGCCTTTCATCAATCTGCTGGCGGAATTCGAAATCCGCCGCTAG
- a CDS encoding M23 family metallopeptidase encodes MRKLSLSAALLLFNLRLAALPLAWPIGGPSIIQGDQLEAWAQATATGDPNSALFGCVRNSGHRFHEAIDIAATQWDNRREATDPVKAVMRGKVVHISPIAGHSSYGRYVVVEHPDLSPALYTLYAHLRSIEDGLQVGQQVELGDTLGVLGRSATYSIPRERAHVHLEIGVRLSDNFQAWYDRQPFGSKNEHGIWNGMNLVGLDPQDFYQHFKGEVTDLKAYLGSLPPAAILQLRTNKVPDLVKRYPALLEGSVPSQVLGWEVTLTGYGFPLNLRPLQAAEAESLGELGTVKVVAVNPDELDKFGCRDLVKWNGTTANVNQDGSEWLALIFNLRD; translated from the coding sequence ATGCGCAAACTTTCGCTCTCCGCCGCTCTCCTCCTTTTTAATCTCCGCCTCGCTGCGCTGCCCCTCGCCTGGCCCATCGGCGGCCCCTCTATCATTCAGGGCGATCAGCTGGAAGCCTGGGCGCAGGCCACCGCCACGGGCGATCCCAATTCAGCCCTATTTGGCTGCGTACGCAACAGCGGCCATCGCTTCCACGAGGCCATCGACATTGCGGCTACCCAATGGGACAACCGCCGCGAGGCCACCGACCCCGTCAAGGCCGTGATGAGGGGCAAGGTCGTCCACATCAGCCCGATCGCAGGCCACAGCTCCTACGGGCGCTACGTGGTGGTCGAGCACCCCGACCTTTCGCCCGCGCTCTACACCCTTTACGCGCACCTCCGCTCGATCGAAGACGGCCTGCAAGTGGGCCAGCAGGTCGAGCTGGGCGACACTTTGGGCGTGCTCGGGCGCAGCGCCACCTACAGTATTCCGCGCGAGCGCGCCCACGTGCACCTGGAGATCGGTGTGCGCCTGTCGGACAACTTTCAGGCGTGGTACGACCGCCAGCCCTTCGGCTCCAAAAACGAGCACGGGATCTGGAACGGCATGAATCTGGTGGGGCTCGATCCGCAGGACTTCTACCAACACTTCAAAGGCGAGGTGACGGACCTGAAGGCCTATTTGGGCAGCCTGCCTCCGGCGGCCATCCTGCAGCTCCGCACCAACAAGGTGCCCGACTTGGTCAAGCGCTACCCGGCGCTGCTGGAAGGCTCGGTGCCCTCGCAGGTGCTGGGCTGGGAAGTCACGCTCACGGGTTACGGATTTCCGCTCAACCTCCGCCCACTGCAGGCTGCCGAGGCCGAATCGCTGGGCGAATTGGGCACCGTGAAGGTCGTGGCCGTGAATCCGGACGAGCTCGACAAGTTTGGCTGCCGCGATCTGGTGAAATGGAATGGCACCACTGCAAATGTGAACCAGGATGGCAGTGAATGGCTGGCCCTGATCTTCAATTTGCGGGACTGA
- a CDS encoding MFS transporter, whose protein sequence is MSKTATLGPPVEPAPEIVRQTFRWDMLRGASQGVLESVQQAFALVIAIRVFHASEMLKPFVAAGWGLGLLFGPFIMPLLGRLPLRPSSLAALCWLLTGAALALSAMMPTIQTYVIVVLCAQFLMAQNVPLITQLLSDNYPASQRGKRLAMSNLMLALSGVGAATIFGWLLDANLDYYRIVLLISAAVAWAGAFAFWRIPSSRDAAPRVRNPLEHLELVRKDTIFRQMLIGWMFMGLGNLMMLPLRAEYLANPAYGLQLSNTEISLLLVTYVAVFRILSTFVWGYLFDRFDLIYTRIAVNLSFMAYILIFFHAQEMWQLVIGSLFFGIATGGGGILWQIWVTKVAPPHLVGAYMSIHGGFTGLRSTFAPFLGFGILAWAQPSAAAWTSSALILISSLLFLPLRKKLPS, encoded by the coding sequence GTGAGCAAGACGGCGACGCTGGGGCCGCCGGTCGAGCCGGCGCCCGAGATCGTCCGGCAGACGTTTCGCTGGGACATGTTGCGCGGGGCGAGCCAAGGCGTGCTCGAAAGCGTGCAGCAAGCCTTTGCGCTCGTCATCGCCATCCGCGTCTTTCACGCCAGCGAAATGCTCAAGCCCTTTGTGGCGGCGGGGTGGGGGCTCGGGCTGCTGTTCGGGCCTTTTATCATGCCCCTGCTCGGGCGCCTGCCGCTGCGGCCCTCTTCGCTCGCGGCGCTTTGCTGGCTGTTGACGGGCGCGGCTTTGGCGCTCTCGGCCATGATGCCGACGATCCAGACGTATGTGATCGTGGTGCTGTGCGCGCAGTTCCTCATGGCGCAAAACGTGCCGCTGATCACGCAGCTGCTGTCGGATAATTACCCGGCCAGCCAGCGGGGCAAGCGCCTCGCGATGAGCAACCTCATGCTTGCGCTCTCCGGCGTGGGGGCCGCCACTATCTTCGGCTGGCTGCTCGATGCCAACCTCGACTACTATCGCATCGTATTGCTGATTTCGGCCGCTGTCGCCTGGGCGGGCGCCTTTGCCTTCTGGCGAATCCCCTCGAGCCGCGATGCCGCGCCGCGCGTTCGCAACCCGCTGGAGCACCTTGAGCTGGTCCGCAAAGACACGATCTTTCGCCAGATGCTGATCGGCTGGATGTTCATGGGGCTGGGCAACCTCATGATGCTGCCCCTGCGGGCCGAATACCTCGCCAATCCCGCTTACGGCCTCCAGCTCTCCAATACCGAGATCAGCCTCCTGCTGGTCACTTACGTCGCGGTATTCCGCATCCTCTCGACCTTCGTCTGGGGATACCTCTTCGACCGCTTCGATCTCATTTACACGCGGATTGCGGTCAATCTCAGCTTCATGGCCTACATCCTCATCTTCTTCCATGCGCAGGAGATGTGGCAACTGGTCATCGGCTCGCTGTTTTTCGGGATCGCGACGGGCGGCGGCGGGATCCTGTGGCAGATCTGGGTGACGAAGGTCGCTCCGCCTCACCTCGTCGGAGCCTACATGAGCATCCACGGCGGCTTTACTGGCTTGCGCTCGACCTTCGCCCCCTTCCTCGGCTTTGGTATCCTCGCCTGGGCGCAACCATCGGCCGCCGCCTGGACGAGTAGTGCGCTGATTCTCATCTCGTCCCTCCTCTTCCTGCCGCTGCGCAAGAAACTCCCTTCCTGA